Part of the Verrucomicrobiia bacterium genome, TGCGCCTGTGACAGGTCGCGGCGAAAATATCGCAGAAAGAGGCTGCGCCCGCGGCTCGGTCCGCTCAACAGCAGTTTACCCGCGTCCGTCGTGACATCGCGCTTGACTGAGGAATGCGTCGTGCGCAGGAAAAGTTGATGCGGCGAATCCGCGTGCGAAAACATTTCGTCAAAAGCCGCCGCCAGTTGCACCGCAAGCGGACTGGAAATTTCCAACCCCACGTCGTACCAGCCTTTGGTGATCCCATCGCCATTATATTCTTCCGCCACGTTGAAGCCGCCGATGTAGGCGATGTCTTCATCGCACACGAGCATTTTGCGGTGATCACGAAAACCCAGGCGGCGATAGAAAACTGGATTGAAAACCCGCACCTCGCCTTCCACCGCGCGCAAAGGTTCCCAGAAACTATCCGGCAAAGTGGTCGAACCAAAGGCATCAATCAATACCTGCACCCGCACGCCGCGAACGCGCGCCGCAATGAGGGCATCGCGAAATTTCCGGCCCAATTCGTCATTCGCGAAAATATAAATTTCGAGGCGGATCGTCTTTTGCGCATTTTCCATCGCGGCGAAGAGCGCGGGAAAAATCTCCACCCCGCTCGACAACCAGCGATACCCATTTGTTTTCTGCGAACGTGGCATTCGCCACAGCTTAGAATGAATGAAACAATTTTGCAATGAATCGCCGTTTTGCGCGACTAACCGGTGTGGACTATATTTGGCGAACATGTGGCGTCGCGAATTGCATTTTAAAATCGAACCGGACAGGGCATGTTTATCTTGTGAAATGGCTTAGGTTTCTTCTCGCGGCAATTTTGATAACGTGGCTGGCGCCATCCGCGCACGCCGCCGCGACGGACGTTTCGTTATTGCTGTCCGCCGATACCGCGCGTCCCGGCGATACCATCACAGCGGGCATTCACTTGAAGATGAAGCCGGGCTGGCACACCTATTGGCGAAACCCCGGCGGCTCCGGCATGGCCACCACCATCGCCTGGCAACTTCCCACAGGCATCACCGCCGGCGCAGTCGAATGGCCCGTCCCCGAAAAATTGCCCGCCGCAGATTTGACGACTTACGTTTACGAAAATGAAGTCGTGCTGCTCGTCCCCTTAAAAATAGCCACCAACGCTCCCGCCGGCCCGCTCGATCTCAAAGCCAAAGTCAGTTGGCTAGAATGCAGTACCGAATGCGTCCTCGGCAGCGGCAAGGTGCAAGGTCTCGTTACCATCGGCAGCGAATTAAAGCCTTCCGCTGATGCCGGAACCATTGCGATGTGGCAGGCGAAGTTGCCGTTGAATCAGCCGGGACTCGCGGCGCGTGCGTGGTGGGAAAAACCCGCGAAAGATGATTTGCGCCCGGTCGTTCTCGAATGGCCATCCGTCACCAACGGGCACGATGCTGATTTCCTCCCTTACACCAGCGATAAATTTGAAGTGCAAGCCACGAACGAATTTCTCACTACGAACACCAATAAAATTCGTCTGCGCAAAATGGTCAAAAAATTCGAGGGCGATTGGCCCTCGCAAATCTCCGGTGTGCTGCTGCAACAAACCGGCGATGGCCTC contains:
- a CDS encoding phosphatidylserine/phosphatidylglycerophosphate/cardiolipin synthase family protein, which produces MPRSQKTNGYRWLSSGVEIFPALFAAMENAQKTIRLEIYIFANDELGRKFRDALIAARVRGVRVQVLIDAFGSTTLPDSFWEPLRAVEGEVRVFNPVFYRRLGFRDHRKMLVCDEDIAYIGGFNVAEEYNGDGITKGWYDVGLEISSPLAVQLAAAFDEMFSHADSPHQLFLRTTHSSVKRDVTTDAGKLLLSGPSRGRSLFLRYFRRDLSQAQNVQIICAYFLPGRRIRRHLNRIARKGGKVQVLFPGKSDVFVSRLAAQSLYRRMLKAGVEIYEYEPQVLHAKLMLVDDLVYAGSSNLDPRSLYLNYELMVRVKNPKLVAEAREMFARDLKYAKRVERAEWKKSRTWWNRMKERWAYFIIARIDPLIARWDYRRARR